TCCCCTTCGGAGGCAGGCCTGAAACAACCTTTGCGTCATTGGCTTCGGAAGCGGCTCCTTGGTCTGCCTATCCTTGACCAGTTCGATGCCCAGCAAGAGCCCTCTGCCCCGCACGTCGCCCACAAACGGGTATTTCTCCTTCATCACTTCCAGCCGTTTCAGCATGACCGCGCCGACACGCTTGGCATTCGCCACAAGCCGATCCTTAACGATTACCTCGAGGGTAGCCAGCCCCGCTGTTGCGGCTAGCGGATTGCCTCCATAGCTTGAGGAGCTTCCGCTCGGATTACCAAAGGGCTTGCTCGCCATCAGCTCTTGTGTCGAAATCACCCCGCTGACAGGGAACCCGCCTCCCATCCCCTTGCCGACCGTCATCACGTCCGGTACAATCGGCTCGTGATCGCACCCCCACATCGATCCGGTGCGGCCGAAGCCTGTGAGCATCTCGTCGGCGATCAGCAGGGCATCATTCTCCTTGGCAATCGTCTGTACCGCGCTCAAAAACCCCTGGGGCGGAATTACATTTCCGGCAGTCCCCTGGATCGGTTCCACGATGATCGCAGCGATCTCGCCCTGGGTCTGATACTGGATCACTTGGCGCAGGAAATCAGCGCAGGCAATACCGCAGTCGGGATAACGGAGCTTCAAGGGACAGCGATAGCAGTTGGCGTACGGGGCGCTGTAGAGGCCAGGCATGAAGGGTCCCATCTGCTTCTTGAAGTCATCCCCCAACAGCCCAAGGACCCCGCCGGTCTTGCCGTGGAACCCGCCCCAGAACCCGACAAACTCAAACTTCTTAGTCGCCGACTTGGCGAGTCGGAAGGCAGCCTCGACCGCCTCCGCCCCGCTGGAATACATCTGGATCCGCTTGAGCCCTTTCGGCGTGACCGATGCTAGCAGCGCAAGAAACCGGGCCCGGTTCTCAGTGGTGAAGCTACCGAACGTCAGCCGCTCGATCTGGGCCTTCATCGCCTCGACGTAGTGCGGGTGCGTATACCCGATGCTCCCCACACCGATCCCAGCCATGAAATCGAGATATCGATTGCCGTCCTCATCGATGAGGGTACACCCTTCCCCTCTCGCCATCGCCAGCCCGGAATACAGCGCAATCGACTGTAGACCCGGTGCCATATGGCGCGCCTCACGGGTGAAGATCGCCCTGGACCGCTTTCCAGGAA
This genomic window from Candidatus Methylomirabilis limnetica contains:
- a CDS encoding aspartate aminotransferase family protein; the encoded protein is MKRNIPGKRSRAIFTREARHMAPGLQSIALYSGLAMARGEGCTLIDEDGNRYLDFMAGIGVGSIGYTHPHYVEAMKAQIERLTFGSFTTENRARFLALLASVTPKGLKRIQMYSSGAEAVEAAFRLAKSATKKFEFVGFWGGFHGKTGGVLGLLGDDFKKQMGPFMPGLYSAPYANCYRCPLKLRYPDCGIACADFLRQVIQYQTQGEIAAIIVEPIQGTAGNVIPPQGFLSAVQTIAKENDALLIADEMLTGFGRTGSMWGCDHEPIVPDVMTVGKGMGGGFPVSGVISTQELMASKPFGNPSGSSSSYGGNPLAATAGLATLEVIVKDRLVANAKRVGAVMLKRLEVMKEKYPFVGDVRGRGLLLGIELVKDRQTKEPLPKPMTQRLFQACLRRGLLAMCYSYNIRINPPLLVTEAQALEGLAILDEAFAELEKTGYRG